The following coding sequences lie in one uncultured Bacteroides sp. genomic window:
- a CDS encoding RagB/SusD family nutrient uptake outer membrane protein, producing MKTNIFKSAVLAVGLLGFISCSDNFLNSDPITDVTEDNFYLNEKDFNRALVGCYDALRTIWDDGVAFPIASEIMSDDCFGGTGKGDGKAYKMLNNFNILTDAGNVNQFNNTWISYYKAIYRYNKLLSKLDKASVDTVARKRIEGETRFLRAYTYFDMVRLWGNIPLKLEPTDANEPQAKADDVYKVIASDLKFAADKMNSESWSGSWATDNDGHATSWAAKSLLARVFLFYTGYYNKETLPSNDGVITKQQVLAGLEDVITNGGFSLVPEYKNLWLSTSYKTLKKGGKSGQDILAPGTYAGEGNSEIVFAIKYNNTAYWDKNIGSNKWLVQIGVRGENAGYPYGQGWGGATVNPKLVEAFGTDPRKDLSIISVEKELPGTGIFKLAKHIEDMQDYTGYMNKKYTPLSNPDGTSYAAYVCPNTNTSFMICQFQDYFSIRYADVLLMAAELGSASAQDYFNQVRNRAYYPKTAPIRTVNKENIMKERMLEFAFEGFRYWDLLRQGIETAATTIEQAENGVEVKTAGQKEVLSVSAASIRATEGLQQIPNTQITLSNNLLKQNKGWE from the coding sequence ATGAAAACGAATATATTTAAATCGGCAGTTTTAGCAGTAGGATTATTAGGATTTATTTCCTGCTCGGATAATTTTCTGAATTCAGATCCCATAACAGATGTGACAGAAGATAACTTTTATTTGAATGAAAAAGATTTTAATAGAGCGCTTGTTGGATGTTATGATGCTCTTAGAACTATTTGGGATGATGGAGTTGCATTTCCTATAGCTTCAGAAATTATGTCTGACGATTGTTTTGGAGGTACAGGTAAAGGTGATGGTAAAGCTTATAAAATGCTGAATAATTTTAATATATTGACTGATGCTGGTAACGTAAATCAATTTAATAATACTTGGATTAGTTATTATAAAGCAATTTATAGGTATAATAAACTCTTGTCAAAGTTAGATAAGGCAAGTGTTGACACTGTTGCTCGTAAAAGAATAGAAGGAGAAACCAGATTCTTGCGTGCTTATACTTATTTTGATATGGTAAGACTATGGGGTAACATTCCATTGAAACTAGAACCTACTGATGCTAATGAACCTCAAGCCAAAGCTGATGATGTATACAAGGTAATAGCTAGTGATTTAAAGTTTGCGGCTGATAAAATGAATAGTGAATCTTGGAGTGGAAGCTGGGCTACAGATAATGATGGACATGCAACCAGTTGGGCAGCAAAGTCTCTTTTAGCTCGGGTATTCTTATTTTATACAGGTTATTATAATAAAGAAACCCTTCCATCAAATGATGGAGTAATTACTAAACAACAAGTTCTTGCCGGATTAGAAGATGTAATTACAAATGGAGGCTTTAGCTTAGTTCCTGAATATAAAAACCTATGGCTTTCTACCTCATATAAAACATTGAAAAAAGGAGGAAAGTCTGGACAAGATATCCTTGCTCCTGGTACTTATGCTGGTGAAGGTAATTCTGAAATTGTTTTTGCCATAAAATATAATAATACAGCTTATTGGGATAAGAATATAGGTTCTAATAAATGGTTAGTTCAAATAGGTGTTCGTGGTGAAAATGCCGGTTATCCTTATGGACAAGGATGGGGTGGCGCTACAGTTAATCCTAAATTGGTAGAAGCATTTGGTACCGATCCTAGAAAAGACTTATCTATCATTAGTGTTGAAAAAGAATTACCTGGAACTGGTATTTTTAAGTTAGCTAAGCATATTGAAGATATGCAGGATTACACAGGATACATGAATAAAAAATACACTCCGCTAAGTAATCCGGATGGAACAAGTTATGCAGCTTATGTTTGCCCTAATACTAATACCAGCTTTATGATATGTCAATTCCAGGATTATTTTTCAATCCGTTATGCAGATGTATTGTTAATGGCTGCGGAGCTTGGTAGTGCAAGTGCTCAGGATTATTTTAATCAAGTAAGAAATCGTGCTTATTATCCTAAAACAGCTCCAATAAGAACAGTCAATAAAGAGAATATAATGAAGGAAAGAATGTTAGAATTTGCATTTGAAGGATTTCGTTATTGGGATTTATTGCGTCAGGGTATAGAAACAGCTGCTACTACAATTGAACAAGCAGAAAACGGAGTTGAAGTTAAAACAGCAGGTCAAAAAGAAGTGCTTTCTGTTTCTGCGGCATCAATTCGTGCAACTGAGGGTCTTCAACAGATTCCGAATACTCAGATTACTTTGAGTAATAACTTGTTGAAACAAAATAAAGGTTGGGAATAA
- a CDS encoding glycosyltransferase family 4 protein, producing MSRITTKRILISVTNDLIADQRVGKVSASLQSNGYNVLLIGCIRKKRQPLKRPYQTYRFNLFFKKRFVFFMEYNLRLLFVLLFKRKDILLCNDTDALLANFIASKLCRVPLVFDAHELYPELPEVVERPLVKKVWEKIEDIIFPHLKYSYTVCESIAEHYKQKYGITMGVVRNIPNKETTSAPADNNQKIIINRLPSLVGKKLLLYQGAINVGRGVDWLINAMPYLDNCVLCICGDGYLFQEMQTLAKGKQLEDQIIFTGRLPFEELNQYTSQADLGFVLLENMGLSYYYSLPNRIFDYMKYGVPVLASNLPEIARIMETHNTGKLISHYEPEYLAKVILEMLEEWKDKPVYKQRLNELSKKFCWENEEQVMLGIVGKAK from the coding sequence ATGTCCCGAATCACAACCAAACGTATCCTTATATCTGTAACAAACGACCTTATTGCCGACCAAAGAGTTGGCAAAGTTTCTGCTTCGTTGCAAAGTAACGGGTACAATGTTCTTTTAATTGGCTGTATTAGAAAGAAACGCCAACCATTAAAACGCCCTTACCAGACTTACCGCTTCAACCTTTTTTTCAAAAAACGCTTTGTCTTTTTTATGGAATATAATCTGCGCTTGCTTTTTGTACTGCTTTTTAAGCGCAAAGACATTCTGTTGTGCAATGATACCGATGCCCTACTGGCAAACTTCATAGCAAGTAAACTATGCAGAGTTCCACTGGTATTTGATGCCCACGAGCTTTATCCTGAATTGCCTGAGGTGGTAGAACGCCCACTGGTAAAGAAAGTCTGGGAAAAGATTGAAGATATTATCTTTCCCCACCTGAAGTATTCCTATACCGTATGTGAATCCATCGCCGAACATTATAAACAGAAATACGGAATTACGATGGGAGTGGTTCGAAACATTCCCAACAAAGAAACAACATCTGCGCCAGCAGATAATAATCAGAAAATAATTATAAACCGACTGCCTTCGCTTGTAGGAAAGAAACTGCTGCTATACCAGGGAGCAATAAATGTAGGACGCGGTGTGGATTGGCTTATTAATGCCATGCCCTATCTGGATAACTGTGTGCTTTGCATCTGCGGAGACGGCTATTTATTTCAGGAAATGCAGACCCTTGCTAAGGGAAAACAGCTTGAAGACCAGATAATTTTCACCGGCAGACTTCCTTTCGAAGAACTTAATCAATATACCTCACAAGCCGACCTGGGATTTGTTCTTTTAGAGAATATGGGATTAAGCTATTACTATTCCCTCCCCAACCGTATCTTTGATTACATGAAGTATGGAGTGCCGGTTCTTGCTTCTAACCTGCCAGAAATTGCCCGCATTATGGAGACACATAATACAGGAAAACTGATTTCTCACTACGAACCGGAATATCTGGCTAAGGTAATTCTTGAAATGCTCGAAGAATGGAAAGACAAACCGGTTTATAAGCAGCGTTTAAACGAATTATCTAAAAAGTTTTGCTGGGAGAACGAAGAGCAGGTAATGCTGGGAATTGTTGGAAAGGCAAAATAA
- a CDS encoding rubrerythrin, with product MAKSIKGTQTEKNLMHSFAGESQARMRYTYFASAAKKEGFEQIAAIFTETADQEKEHAKRMFKFLEGGMVEITTSFPAGVIGRTLDNLQAAAAGEHEEWSLLYPGFADVAEKEGFPEIAAMYRNISIAEKAHEERYRSFVKNIETASVFAKEDEVVWQCRNCGYIHVGKEAPEVCPACLHPQAHFEVKKENY from the coding sequence ATGGCTAAAAGTATTAAAGGAACTCAAACAGAGAAGAACTTAATGCATTCTTTTGCGGGCGAATCTCAAGCAAGAATGCGCTACACTTATTTTGCGAGTGCAGCAAAAAAGGAAGGATTTGAACAGATAGCTGCAATCTTTACTGAGACAGCTGATCAGGAAAAGGAACATGCTAAACGTATGTTCAAGTTTCTAGAAGGAGGAATGGTAGAAATAACCACTAGTTTTCCTGCCGGAGTAATAGGCAGAACCCTCGATAACTTGCAAGCCGCAGCTGCCGGAGAACATGAAGAGTGGTCTTTACTTTATCCTGGCTTTGCAGATGTAGCAGAAAAAGAAGGATTCCCTGAAATAGCTGCAATGTATCGTAATATATCTATCGCTGAGAAGGCCCATGAAGAAAGATATCGTTCTTTCGTGAAGAACATTGAGACAGCTTCTGTTTTCGCAAAAGAAGATGAAGTTGTATGGCAATGCCGTAATTGCGGATATATTCATGTTGGTAAAGAAGCTCCGGAGGTTTGTCCGGCTTGTTTGCATCCACAAGCTCATTTTGAAGTAAAGAAAGAGAATTATTGA
- a CDS encoding cellulase family glycosylhydrolase, producing the protein MRYLSPLVLMLLMVLFSCSKSETEINPELVLTKEALTLAKGSGTTLLAIQSNVPWTASSSQSWCTSTPSSGEAGEKQINVSVTENTTNDKRDAIITITAGSLSKQVKVIQAGKDMTIPADKTGMESDALVLARKMYLGWNLGNALECTGSAITGSASSGETDWGNAIVTKVMIDAVKVAGFNAVRIPCAWNRYLENTTNYKIKDFWLARVKQVVDYCVSNDMYAILNIHWDGGWLDNNPTLAKQTEVTKKEKALWEQIAVYFRNYDEHLLFAGTNEVNMGDAGGTPTQDNYNVQMSYNQTFVDAVRSTGGKNAYRNLIIQAFCTNIDQAVSYLKVSTDKVQNRLMVEVHYYDPWQFCGMEKDETWGKYAALWGADYKQYATGSLAGRAATWGEEEYVRAQFAKMKTNFVDKGYPVILGEYSPTRRLSFTGDALTYHLDSRAYYLKYETEQAKNYGIVPFYWDNGGTGDKGCGIFNRSTTEVVDTKALNGLVQGASAGKYPF; encoded by the coding sequence ATGAGATATTTATCACCTTTAGTACTAATGCTTTTGATGGTTCTGTTTTCTTGTTCTAAAAGTGAAACAGAAATAAACCCGGAATTAGTCTTAACAAAAGAAGCACTAACCCTTGCTAAAGGTAGTGGAACAACTCTTTTGGCAATTCAATCAAATGTACCATGGACAGCTTCTAGTTCGCAATCATGGTGCACATCGACCCCTTCTTCAGGTGAAGCTGGAGAAAAACAAATTAATGTTTCTGTAACAGAGAATACCACAAATGATAAGCGTGATGCTATAATTACCATTACAGCTGGTTCTCTTTCTAAACAAGTAAAAGTGATTCAGGCTGGAAAAGATATGACTATTCCTGCAGACAAAACAGGAATGGAGAGTGATGCCTTAGTTCTTGCCAGGAAAATGTATTTAGGCTGGAATTTAGGAAATGCATTAGAATGTACAGGCTCTGCTATAACAGGGTCAGCAAGTAGTGGCGAAACAGATTGGGGGAATGCTATAGTTACTAAGGTTATGATAGATGCCGTAAAAGTTGCAGGTTTTAATGCTGTGAGAATTCCTTGTGCATGGAACAGATACCTTGAAAATACAACAAATTATAAGATAAAAGACTTTTGGTTGGCAAGGGTAAAACAAGTTGTTGATTATTGTGTAAGCAATGATATGTATGCAATTCTTAATATTCACTGGGATGGTGGGTGGTTGGATAACAATCCTACTCTTGCAAAACAAACGGAGGTAACAAAGAAAGAAAAAGCCTTATGGGAGCAAATAGCTGTCTATTTCAGAAATTATGATGAACATCTTCTTTTTGCTGGAACAAATGAAGTAAATATGGGTGATGCAGGTGGAACACCTACTCAGGATAATTATAATGTTCAGATGTCATATAACCAGACTTTTGTGGATGCAGTTCGTTCAACAGGCGGAAAGAATGCTTACCGCAATCTGATTATACAGGCATTTTGTACCAACATTGATCAGGCAGTTTCTTATCTGAAAGTATCTACAGATAAAGTACAAAATAGATTAATGGTAGAGGTTCATTATTACGACCCATGGCAATTTTGTGGAATGGAAAAGGATGAGACCTGGGGTAAGTATGCTGCTCTTTGGGGAGCTGATTATAAACAGTATGCAACCGGATCTTTGGCAGGAAGAGCGGCAACCTGGGGAGAAGAAGAATATGTGAGAGCACAGTTTGCCAAGATGAAAACGAATTTTGTGGATAAAGGATATCCGGTTATTCTTGGAGAATATTCTCCAACGCGTAGATTATCTTTTACCGGTGATGCTTTGACTTACCATCTTGATTCAAGAGCATATTATCTTAAGTATGAAACAGAGCAAGCAAAGAATTATGGTATTGTTCCTTTTTACTGGGATAACGGTGGAACCGGTGACAAGGGATGTGGTATCTTTAATCGTTCAACGACTGAAGTAGTGGATACAAAGGCGCTTAATGGTCTTGTACAAGGAGCATCTGCCGGTAAATATCCATTCTGA
- a CDS encoding TonB-dependent receptor: MRKTFIEKCINVHLCRFAMALLFLLPAISNLQANPLQDNKIVSGVVISASDNQPLIGVSVIVKGTSIGTMTDMDGKYSLNVKSGSTLVFTYIGFVKQEIPISGKRVINAIMKEDAHSLEEVVVIGYGVQKKKLNTGATLQVKGDELSKMNTTSALQALQGKTPGVNITSKSGQPGKGMKVTVRGLGTVGNSDPLYIVDGIQTGDITYLNNSDIESVDVLKDAASAAIYGSQSANGVVLITTKSGKKGKAQVSMDAYYGTQQASRKVGMLNASEYKLIMDEQAVNEKKLPFDWSSYNLGKTDTDWIDQMLVNDAVSQNYVLGVQGGSDTSIYSLSLSYTGQEGIVGGPEVSNYRRYGFRVNTEHKLYKDVLKVGQHMTFAFTNSRGVADGNQYGNSLRGAFGMSPFVPVYDTKGNYWDNSESLWNNQEGNPYGAMMLGNQSKKNNQKLIADVYAELQIIKNLKFKTTLGFDYYSDDERKYTPTYKFSVTDTQHSVTKVSQSMNKGFAYSIDNILSYHFDIDQHSIDAMVGQSARKYQGQGLWGNNTDLRTPGIKYAWLDNAENNSVTKSMYGGAPQAETSLVSYFGRLGYNYKETYMVNATVRSDGSSRFASGKRQGLFPSISAGWTISNEDFLKGTKNWLDFLKLRASWGQVGNQNIGDYKYLALIKTDNAVYNYGTQEGTAYNQIGYYPNTLGNPDLKWETSEQLNFGFDALLFRNRLSVNIDWYRKTTKDWLVSVPVLATTGISTKTINGGDVKNTGLELALNWNDNIGGLKYSLGENIAYNKNKVGNIPTEDGIIHGKANILYNNSTEFYRAENGHDIGYFWGWKTNGIFQNEAEVQSYKNSKGVVIQPNAVPGDVRYVDVNGDGTIGNSDKVDLGHPTPDYTYGFNLSLEYKNFDFSVNANGVAGNKIVQSYRNVVDSKQNYTKAILSRWHGEGTSNRMPRVTETNVNWQFSDLYMQDGDFLRISNITLGYDFSKLIKLKCISQLRLYAQVQNAFTFTKYDGMDPEVGWGDDDFGSGIDVGLYPRSKSYLVGVNIKF, encoded by the coding sequence ATGAGAAAAACATTTATTGAAAAATGCATAAATGTTCATTTATGTAGATTTGCAATGGCATTACTTTTCCTCTTGCCTGCAATCAGTAACCTCCAAGCTAATCCTCTTCAAGACAACAAAATTGTTTCAGGAGTTGTGATATCTGCTTCAGATAATCAGCCCTTGATAGGTGTGAGTGTTATTGTAAAAGGAACGTCAATAGGAACAATGACCGATATGGACGGTAAATACTCCTTAAATGTAAAGAGCGGTTCCACTCTTGTATTTACTTATATCGGTTTTGTAAAACAGGAAATACCTATTTCCGGAAAGAGAGTTATCAATGCAATAATGAAAGAAGATGCGCATTCTTTAGAGGAAGTTGTTGTTATCGGTTATGGTGTTCAGAAAAAGAAACTGAATACAGGAGCCACACTTCAGGTCAAGGGTGACGAACTTTCTAAGATGAATACAACGAGTGCACTGCAAGCATTACAAGGCAAAACTCCTGGTGTGAATATAACTTCAAAATCTGGACAACCGGGAAAAGGAATGAAGGTTACAGTTCGTGGTTTAGGTACTGTAGGTAACTCTGATCCACTTTATATAGTGGATGGTATCCAGACTGGCGATATTACTTATCTTAATAATTCAGATATAGAAAGTGTTGATGTATTAAAGGATGCTGCATCGGCAGCAATTTATGGTTCTCAATCAGCAAATGGCGTTGTTTTGATCACAACTAAATCAGGTAAGAAAGGAAAAGCACAAGTTTCAATGGATGCATATTATGGTACTCAGCAAGCTTCTCGTAAAGTTGGAATGTTGAATGCAAGTGAGTATAAGTTAATAATGGATGAACAAGCTGTTAATGAAAAAAAACTACCATTTGATTGGAGTTCTTATAATTTAGGTAAGACTGATACTGATTGGATTGATCAGATGCTTGTAAATGATGCCGTTTCTCAAAATTATGTTTTAGGAGTACAAGGAGGAAGTGATACATCAATTTATTCTTTGTCTCTTTCATACACAGGTCAAGAAGGTATTGTAGGTGGACCTGAAGTTTCTAATTACAGAAGATATGGATTTAGAGTAAATACAGAACATAAACTTTATAAAGATGTATTAAAGGTTGGCCAACACATGACTTTTGCATTTACTAATAGTCGTGGTGTAGCTGATGGCAACCAATATGGAAATAGTTTACGGGGCGCTTTTGGAATGAGTCCATTTGTTCCTGTTTATGATACTAAAGGTAACTATTGGGATAATTCTGAATCATTGTGGAATAATCAGGAAGGCAATCCTTATGGAGCTATGATGTTAGGTAATCAGAGTAAAAAAAATAATCAGAAATTAATTGCAGATGTATATGCTGAATTACAGATTATAAAGAATTTGAAATTCAAAACAACTTTAGGTTTTGATTATTATTCTGATGATGAACGTAAATATACTCCAACTTATAAATTTAGTGTTACTGACACGCAGCACAGTGTTACAAAAGTATCCCAATCAATGAATAAAGGCTTTGCTTACAGTATTGATAATATATTGAGTTATCATTTTGACATTGATCAACATTCTATTGATGCTATGGTAGGTCAGTCGGCACGTAAGTATCAAGGGCAAGGACTTTGGGGAAATAATACAGATCTTCGTACTCCAGGAATAAAGTATGCATGGTTAGATAATGCAGAAAATAATTCAGTAACAAAAAGTATGTATGGTGGTGCACCTCAGGCTGAGACATCTCTTGTTTCTTATTTTGGTCGTTTAGGCTATAACTATAAAGAGACTTATATGGTTAATGCTACTGTTCGCTCTGATGGTTCTTCTAGATTTGCAAGTGGTAAGCGTCAGGGATTATTTCCTTCTATTTCTGCTGGTTGGACAATTTCGAATGAAGACTTCCTGAAAGGAACTAAAAATTGGCTCGATTTTTTAAAACTTAGAGCTAGTTGGGGACAAGTAGGTAATCAGAATATCGGTGATTACAAATATCTAGCTTTGATAAAAACAGATAATGCAGTTTATAATTATGGTACTCAGGAAGGAACTGCTTATAATCAAATAGGTTATTATCCAAATACATTAGGTAATCCAGATCTTAAATGGGAAACATCTGAACAGCTTAACTTTGGTTTTGATGCACTTTTATTTAGAAATAGATTATCTGTGAATATTGATTGGTATAGAAAGACAACTAAAGATTGGTTAGTTTCTGTTCCAGTTTTGGCAACAACAGGTATTTCTACTAAAACAATAAATGGTGGTGATGTAAAGAATACTGGTTTGGAATTAGCTTTAAATTGGAATGATAATATTGGCGGATTAAAATATTCTTTAGGTGAAAACATTGCTTATAACAAGAATAAAGTAGGTAATATTCCTACAGAAGACGGTATTATTCATGGTAAAGCCAATATATTATACAATAACTCAACAGAGTTTTATCGTGCAGAGAATGGTCATGATATAGGTTATTTCTGGGGATGGAAGACAAATGGAATTTTCCAGAATGAAGCTGAAGTTCAATCTTATAAGAATTCTAAAGGTGTAGTTATTCAGCCTAATGCAGTACCGGGAGATGTTCGTTATGTAGATGTTAATGGCGATGGAACTATTGGTAACTCTGATAAAGTTGATTTAGGACATCCAACTCCAGATTATACTTATGGTTTTAATCTTTCTTTAGAATACAAGAACTTTGATTTTTCTGTTAATGCTAATGGAGTTGCAGGAAACAAAATTGTACAGTCTTATCGTAATGTTGTAGATTCTAAACAAAATTATACAAAAGCAATTCTTTCAAGATGGCATGGAGAAGGAACTTCAAACAGAATGCCTCGTGTTACAGAAACAAATGTGAACTGGCAGTTCTCTGATCTATATATGCAGGATGGCGATTTTCTTCGTATTTCAAATATAACATTAGGCTACGATTTCTCTAAATTGATTAAATTGAAATGTATTAGCCAACTTAGATTATATGCACAAGTTCAAAATGCTTTCACTTTTACCAAATATGATGGAATGGACCCCGAAGTTGGTTGGGGAGATGATGATTTTGGTTCAGGTATTGATGTTGGTCTTTATCCTCGTTCAAAGTCTTATTTAGTTGGTGTTAACATTAAATTCTGA